In the Candidatus Nanoarchaeia archaeon genome, ATACCGAAGAACAGGGCTATGATGAAAAGGCTTGCGGCTGCAGCAGGCTTTGCAAGCAGAAGCATTCCGGAAATCACGAGGACGAGGTAGAGGGTGTATGGGCTTGAAAAAGCGCTATGCCAGAGGAAGAGGGGAGAGGAGATATACAGCGCTGCAATTGTATAGAGTGTGAAAGCTGAGATGCCGGTCTGCTGAAGCAGCCTTACAAGAAGGAACACTGAGAGCAAGCTCAGGGCAATAGGAAGGAAAAGCCATGCTTTTGGCATTGCAAGGCTGAGGACTGCAAGCAGCAAATGATAAGGAGTAATGGCTGCTGGCTTGGTGATGTCTGAATGGCCGAATATGGCTGAGGCAATGGCCTGATGGTAATAGGAGGCTTCCCCGGGCATCGTTGGGTTTATGATGCTTCGTGCTATCGGGATGATACTGATAAGTACAAGCGCTATAAGGAGTATGATTCTGGCCTGGTTTTTAGCTGCGTTCTCCATAAAGCCGACAGTTCACTTTATAGACCTTTGCGGAATGGCTGTACACAAGCTCGAAGCATGGGGGCTCTGCAAATTCAAGAGCAGAGATCCCATACGTCTCCTGCGCTGTGGTTGACAGGAAGATGTACGTGCTGTTGTATTTTTCGAGTACGCGGAGCGCCTCTGTCTGGAAAATGGCATAGTAGAGTTGGCTGATATCCTGAACCTGTTCCTCAGGATTTGGGATCAAGAGAAAATTCTCATCTGCTATGTTTTTTCTCCTGGCGATTGCGGTTATGGCATAGCCGTCCTGAAGCGCGCCAAAGAGCGTGGAATCCGGGGTGTTGGCTTGAACCCAGTCAAGAGCATCTTTATCTGCCTGAGCAAGGGTGTTGCCAGAAATCCCAAAAGCAAATGAAGGGATGATGGATGTTGCCAGGATTAGGACAAGGATTGCCAGCTTAAAGAAACCCCTCAGCTGATCAACATAGGTTTTAGCGAGGAAGCCAAAGAGACTTTTGTAGAATACAGAAAACAGGATGGCAAAGTTTACTGCCAGAAGCGAAAGGCCAAGATCCAGATTTACAAGCTTCAGGCCAAGCAGGAGGCTTATCAGGAGTGTGAAGATAATCATAAAATGGGTAATTCGGTTTTTCCTGTCAAAGAGATGGGTATAGATTGTGTAGAGTGCGCCTAAAAGGGGAATAATCCCTATCCCTGTAATAGCCTGGGCGATGTTCACTTCAGAAAAGTAATTCTGAAGTAGGCTTGGCGGGATATTTTGGTAGATGATAGACAGCCCATGGGAGAGGAGAGGCTGTTTGTAGGTTATGAAAAGGGACCATAGAACCAGAAAACTTGAAAAGAGTATCAGCTCTGTTTCAGCAGGGAGTGTTTTCAGGCGATCCAGCTTCTGGAACAGAAGATAGCAGAGCAACGCCACAATAATTAATATGACGCTTGGATGGGTATACCGCATAAGGCCAAGGACAATGATGAAAGCGAGGGCATAATAGGGCTTATGAATCCTGAAGAACAAGAAGATCAGAATGTACAGCAAGGGGATTGCCAGAGAATAGGGGGATATCAAATTTATTGTTGAGAACAGGAAAGGGGCAAATCCTGCAAGCAAGGCTGATACGAGGCTGGCATTTGGATCTTTGGTCATATCATATGCCAGAAAGTAGATAATAATGGCGAGGGATGCGATGAAGAGGTTTGGAACAATCTTTCCGGCAATATCTATAGGCACAAGCAATGATGATGCCGCAAGCGTATAATAGAACAGCGGAGGGTAGATTAATGGCCTGCCCCCATAACTAAGAGTATCGGTATGGGCGGGGATTTTTGACTCCAGAAGCTCTTTCATCCGCTGGATCGAGAAATATGCCTCAGGCTCAAATGTCTGGCT is a window encoding:
- a CDS encoding glycosyltransferase family 39 protein; translated protein: MKKRYAFALLAIFIAAFSLRIFISLQSQTFEPEAYFSIQRMKELLESKIPAHTDTLSYGGRPLIYPPLFYYTLAASSLLVPIDIAGKIVPNLFIASLAIIIYFLAYDMTKDPNASLVSALLAGFAPFLFSTINLISPYSLAIPLLYILIFLFFRIHKPYYALAFIIVLGLMRYTHPSVILIIVALLCYLLFQKLDRLKTLPAETELILFSSFLVLWSLFITYKQPLLSHGLSIIYQNIPPSLLQNYFSEVNIAQAITGIGIIPLLGALYTIYTHLFDRKNRITHFMIIFTLLISLLLGLKLVNLDLGLSLLAVNFAILFSVFYKSLFGFLAKTYVDQLRGFFKLAILVLILATSIIPSFAFGISGNTLAQADKDALDWVQANTPDSTLFGALQDGYAITAIARRKNIADENFLLIPNPEEQVQDISQLYYAIFQTEALRVLEKYNSTYIFLSTTAQETYGISALEFAEPPCFELVYSHSAKVYKVNCRLYGERS